The window ACTCTTTCCGTATAAGTGGCAGCTATTCAAAGTTGACTTAAGAATTGAGTACGAAAGACTGACAACCCCTCAAAGACTTTATACCAAAAACATTTATCGTTCGTCGCCACTGCAACATCTTTGACTCACTGACCAAAAGTTTTACATACTTCGCACCCCGGCGACGAGGGTGGAACAACTGAAAAATTGGGATATTTCAGTAGGAGCAAATAACTGTGAGTGacggataatttttcaactacaGAAATGTCACTTTTCAAGCTTATAGGTTCGAAGTTTGCAAATTCAAATATGGTCTCAACTCAAAAATGCCAAAGTCTCGTTTGACAGCTATAGCTTGAGGTGGCAGACctgcatgaaaattttccaaagcTCATACATGCGCAGTCGGAGGCTCGACCTGCTTAGATTTAAATGTTTTCCTCTCGCCTCTCGATACAATATCCCGACATTTCCTGAGATGGCTCGGCTCCAAAAGCCCGCTGGCGGGAACTTACGGAGAGACTACCGCATACGAACTCGCAGAGCACACCCACCATCAGAGCATCTCTACCACCATTTAATATCGCTCGATCATTATTTGTCACAGATAATAAACCCGCCGGAATACCAAACGTACTGGGTATCGGACCTGCCACCCTCGTACAACATGGCGGTGAATACGACGGGCAGCGTCGGCGGAGCAACGACGGGACCGGAAGTTGATACCGAGGCGCAGTCGATCACAGCACCGAGGCTGTCAAACCCGCCGCCATACGCTGTCGCGATACAGGCAGAGCCGCTGCTTCTGCCGATCCAAAATGCACTCCAGAGCGGGATGTGCGGGGGGGGAATCCAACCAGCGGTACACGGGGGGTCCCAAAATTCGGGCCCCCAAACGGCACAGGAAGGCGGGCAGACCAGCTCACACAGCGGGAATTCCGGCCTCCAAAACAACCAAAGCATGAATACGGCCCCCCGGTTTCTGGCGCCTCCGCCCCCGGTCGTCGGGGACGAAGACAAGGTCGGCGAGGGGCCCGAGAGTGGGCAGAACACGGGCAGCGTAGCTCAGACACGAACCCAGTATCTGGCGTCCATCATAAACTCAACCTTCGGCAGGAGCAGGAGGGTCAACAACGGAGACCAGAATATTTCCCTGGGAAACGGGCAGACCGAGAGCCAAAACAATCGTAACAAtattaacaacaacaacaacgtcACCGGACAACCACCCCAATACCCTGCACGGCTATCAGGTAGTTTCTCCAGTAATGTCGTTGACTCGACACAGTATTTTTCAGTAGCAAAAGACGGAAGGAGGCGCAAAAAACTTAAAGATTTTTAGTTTATTGCAAATTATGTGGTGAAAGatatttcgttgaatttttaaaaaaaaaactaacattTTTTAGGAAACTTGAAAGACGATCGTAGTTTTTGAATAGAATTTTTCGCAGAATTTTGTGATTCTTCTTACGATCAGATGGATTTTCATGCCTCGGTTCAACTAGTATGTATTCGGAAAATCGGGGAAATATCGTGATAGGGGTCTGGCAAACTTGGAAGTCAGGGAAATTCAATATGTCAAACGAATCGCTGTGTAACAAATACTTTTGTTTTTAGACTGATGAGACGAACAACACGTTTTCAATCGCCGTGCACAGTCGATTCCCGGGTACGGGGTTGCCGAGAAATTGAAGCAGGATTGTTTAATTGGACCTCAcgagtttttaaataatatgtataaatactaCATACCTGCAACATGGACGTCGGAAAGTGGATATTTATAGGCATTCAGTTGCAAGTAAGCGGATAAATGCGACTATATGTAACTGAATTCAAGAGTCACCGAGTTCCTTCATTCGCGCAATGTTTACACTTTAATCGGTATACATCTTTGCGTTaaagtattttttaaacttgtttAAGCCCTAAACGTAAGATATCGTATGAACGAGACTTATGTAAATAATAACTCTTGATACGTATACTATAACaaagaagagagaaacaaattcaatgtctcgtcaaaaatatatattcatatgtgcaatttttcaatcaaccaTTTAGATTTTTATACACTTACCTAAGTCACCATCGATTACCTGCTGTGCCTTAAAATAAATCTCATTTACATTAAGGACGCCCCGGcaagaaaaattgtattacgTCTATATTactagaaattttcaatttataaactTCAAGGGAATAGCTTTATTTCAGACCTGTGGTCTTTATTGGACGAGAATACATGTAATGTTCCTTGATTCACTTTTTCCTCATATGCTTATCTTAGCCATAACAGCTTTGATGAAGGCATAATTTCGTACGAAACTTCTATtgatttaataaaaacaataattctataattaatttcatagAACAATgatagtaaaattttcaaaatagatCTTCTTGTGCTTAAAACCTTGTTCACATGGTCTTTACCAAATATTGCCGTTTTGATTTAAGAAGATTATCCTGGTAACAATACGAATAAAATGAACCAACGTCTTAGAAATTTGACTAGTTTAAATTTACTCCGTATATTTGTGTAATATTTAGTTGCCCTATAACTGGTGATTGGCTACGTGCATAAAATCGATATTTATAAACTTGTTTATTGAAATCACGTGCTGTTTAAGACTATAGGTAATGACAACACGCGATAGATGATTATAAATGTATCCCATTGTTTAtgctcaattttttaaaacaaacaTGAACTTATAATTCACTTGAGACTGGTActgttgttatcattattgttcTAATAACGATTCTTTAGTTTActcaaacttttattttttaccagcaattcgaaaaaataacgaaaaaggTGATAATGTTATTTCCACAAGGTCGATGATGTGTATTTCATTATCATATCGAAGCTTCCACAATAAACCATTACACAGTGGCTTAACGAGTATCAAATAATCTTAAATGAACTTTTCATTATAGTAGTTAGGtaagtattattatatttaattcatCTAAGCAGTATCCCTCATTTCTTCTCCTTATCTTGTTTATCCTTGTTTTGTTGCAAGGAACCGACTGCCTGACGAACTGCCTCCGACTGTGGATCGACTCCGGGTAAATTTTCAAGTACGGATTGCAAAAACGCTGGATCCGACATTACTGCTGCATAATCCTCTTCCACATCCATGGCCTCGTCCTTTCCTGTTTCAGGCTCCTCTGAAAATATTCGCATATTGAATAACATTTTCTTCTCCGTCATTCGTCacttttaaaaacaaaataaaactttaacagtgcaaaatatttctcgCCGAATTCGAATGAACAAAATATGAAATGACTTGAAAAAGAACCGCGTAGTAAGCGCCCAAACAATGCAATGCTCACGTTGATCCTGCATCGACATTTGCATGGCAAAAGCAATCTGCTCCTCTTCACTCATGTGCGCGAAGTCGGGAACGTTTCCTGTAGTCGTTACAACGGCTTCTGCCGGTGAGCTTGTATCTTCGGCCCCTTCAAGGGACATGGCCAAGGCGCGTTTGAGCATCGCTTCCTCGTTAGGAGCCTCTTTGATGGTCTCTGGCTGCTTAGCAGGTGTGTCAGTCGCCTGAGCTCGCCGAGCCTCGTCCTCCTGCCTCTGTCGCTGCTCCTCCATAGATACACGAAGTGCCTGATACCAGAAAATAAGGTGGATAACGAATGAACTAAAAAAACCCATTTTTGATTGTAGCTTCTAACGCGTACCAAAGCCAGTTCAGGATCTTCGTTGGGGTCCACACCAAATTCGAATGCTGCACCGCCCATCCCAGCTGCCCCCATTCCATCCTCTCCCTGGATTATTGGTGAGGATATCAAAGCGTCTGAGAGGTGGGGTCCAGGTGGAACGGTTACCAAGTGACTGCCAGTGCCATCCTTGCCGTTCAAAGCATTTATGAACGAAGTCAAGACCTCGTTGTTGATCGTTTCTTCGCCAAAGCTTATTATGTCTACGTTcactttctcttttttcaaacgctTGGCAAGCTTTACTAACTCCTTTTCATCCAACTGAATTGGACTTCCGACAAATGCGACTATTCGCATTTTATGGTTCTTTCCTTGGCGATGCTTCAGAGCCAGCTAAAAAATGGTATATAAACTTGAGACCAAGAAATTGGGCTGTTTTGTAAGTACAATAATTCagtaaaatacttttttttcacaatgatTTTGTGAGAATTACTTTTGCAAATGACTAGACTTGTGTGTTGGAATTGCGTTATATACAAACTGCAGAAAATACTTTATTTAGGTTCTCAACTAGTGGAGCATTAtcctattattttttcatgtccataagataagaaaaaatatctatgTTTTTCAAGTGGCAAAAAACACAATCTTAAAGAATAGCTTACATGAGCAATTCTGATGCCAGTGATCAGACTCAAGTTTCCATTAGGCTGTACTTGATGAAGTTTGGATAGAATACGTCCCACATCGCTGGTCAGCGTGGCTAATACTTCAACACTAGACAAAGGCAAACCAAGAAATTTTGTAGGAAAAGCAGATAATCAATGGATGATGAGGAATAAAACaaggataaatattttttttgactGGCACTTTACTTACTTAGCAAGAGTTATAAGTCCTACGTTGTTTTCAGGGTTGGATCGGGTCTTGGAATGGCATACTAAGTTGACGGCATCTTGCTGAGCCTGCAAGCGGGTCGGAAGAAAATCTCCATTTCTCATGTAGTCGCTGTTGTCGACACTGGAAAGAATGTATCACtgatattaaatataaaatcaatAAGTCAAGTCCCAAATTTGTCGCAAACTGCGAAGTACttttgtgtaaaaatagaGAATGACCAGATGGAACTAAAGATCTGACAATGGGTTACAGCTGTATCGGGTTGTTGGGACATgattcttcaaatttaattaatcTAGGTTTTCATCCACttcaaataatgaaaatccCTGAAAGTAGTTCAATGAATGCTAGCCAAATAAACTGCAGGAAAAGTGTGTACATCCTATTCTATTGTATTTACATATCATTTCATCCTACTGATTGGTTGCTTTCTTACTTAAAGTCACAGTTGTTTgtacaaagtaaataaaatttgattcacaTCTACTCATCGCTGTCGagatgagataaaaataacgGATCAAGAAAAGTGTTGAAACCAATAGACGACTGTAAATTAGGCCAGTCACGCCTGGTCAAATTGTTCGTTTGAGAGAATAAGATAACCTAAAAAGGTAGAttggtgaggaaaaaaaatggatcagTGGGATCTCCGAATAAATTGCAGCGCGGTTGATTGTagggtaaaaatttgtaagaaTTTGCGTGAAGTCATAGAAGGGTGAATTGCAGAAGCCTTTTATATACGACGACACGAAGCCGTTCAACTTTGCATTGTCACTCCGAAAAACACCGAACGAACAACGCGCCGCTCATCCGACTTATAAGCTCAATTTGAACATAATGCACATTTTCAAAACCGGTGTCAAACTAGTTTTCAAACGTGTAAATCAAACCCCATCAGATATTTCGGTAGTTATCCTTAATTCGTTAATATTTGACCGCTCACCATATCATCGTACTTTCAAGCACCATCTTGAATATACTGGTCCGTATTCCAACGTTCCCGTTGTCATACAGCGATCCGCATTACTTGCGCTGATAcaaaatataggtatattcaGTGATTGACACTGCTGTAGCATCCGACCTTGGAACATGTACTACTGGTAGCTACCCATGCCATCAACCTCGTGAAAACTGTGGCCGTAGTGATAAGAGAGGGAGATATGTATTCCCGGGCTACCCTGAATGTTCCGTCTCACTCACTCTGGATCTGATCGGCCGATTGTGAGAGGAAACGGATCGGCCTGCCAGGTTGTAGAGCGAGAGAAACAAGTTGTATATGGCGTAAATGCTCTTACTCCATGAATCCTCATTTCATTCCTCCGCCACACTTTCCGCATACGCGAGGTTACCTCGGGTAATACATACTTTCCTTTCTATTTCATAACCCTCGTTAACCACGCCTAACTTCAGTACGAGAATCTAGTGATAAACCGAAGGGTACTAGATAACGCCTACTCCAATCTAACTATACATCGCAAAATTCCAAATAGATTTCTGAGCGCCGAGCAGCATCAGTCGTTTCCGAGCGATCGGAGCGGAATCATGCGTTCTCAGCATCGGTTCAACATTTAGACCGCGTTGTTCAGGTTGTGTCACCTTGTTCGATCAGTGTATTTCCACCTTTCTCATCTGTGAATAATACACGAGGAGCAGCGTGTAACCTGAAGAAAAACCGAGTAactgcaataaaaataactcgcGAACGTCAAAGGTGCATTTCGTATCCGgagttttcattgttttgtgtGACTTCAGAGTTTAGTGATGTGTATTTTGTCTCTGTGCGGCGCGTGtcagttttattatttttttttggcttcTTTTCGGCAAATGCGCAGTTGCATTGTTAGCACGATTATTCAGTCGGTTCAAACCATTATATGGTTCAAACAGACAGCAACAGCACAAAAAGTGAGTGTAGAATCTGTGAGTGTTATTGTGGTGTGGATTTTTAGATTATAAAAGACTAGTGAAGATCTGTATGATGTAAAAAGTGCGTCGCTTCACCAATAAACCTGAGATGCCACAAGAACTACTACGTGTAAACGTGTGGAGCAGCCCAGATTCCAGGTAAAAatacttattttaattattgattgataattcAAGGAATCACATTTAAAGCCGAACTTTTGTTCTTGCATAACACGCGATGCATAAATATGAAACTATACAGCAGTAATAATTAATCTGAAAACTGAAAAGccaatttgataaattaattcaagtattctgttttgtttttcacagattAAAGCAGAGACTTCCGAGTaacttttccatttctcggcaacgttggtgagtttgcatgtgTTAGGTTATGGGTATTTCCCTGGGATTCCTTtgtcacgtggcgtggcggtaacaattgttacacaaatcatcgattttttagctgcatggataggctcattcacgatcgcaacgtgcttgactttcagtcggatcattttttttttcgcaatgcAATTTAACGTAGCTTACTTAAAGTGAGACGTTTCACACGTTgctaaaagtggaatgagcatcgcgacaggtaaCCATCGCTTACTCGGCACTCGCGAGGTCGAATTGTGTTTCGTAACTTACGTTATaatctacgtttgaatttacgGATTATGCCGTTTAAGTGGTGGATTCACCTGAGGTTTGaacatatttaattattcacgttattgttaaatttataaaattacaaagtCTGGCATAACGCAACGTAATCAAATtgcattttatattatttatcattttcaatcttttaacAGCAACATGTATTGATCAACTGCAGGTTTAGCTCGCTTAGGAAAATGCTAATTGGCATACAGGAtgtatttaatcaattttacaaaaggttaatgtaccgatagtctgccaacatttactaaaataataaatgcaaTATTAGAGTTGGCGGGATACAACCGCGATACTGTATTCCGAGAAGGCAGACtacgatacaaaaacattttgctcccaacaggtaaccaacgaaaatgtaagtcaGTGACCACGGCGCAAATGATGAAGACTgatgtgtgttggaaaaaatggagaatcgtttagatcgaatataggtatccgggtaggtaggtggacgttttgggatccgtcgcgggatttatgcatgtgtgtgtgtgtgtgaatctCTCTTTTCCGTTGGGTGGCTTCGTTGGGAAACAGGCgagggtaggaaggtcgcgatataccgtgatgttactaacttttgtaatccacagcgtcaaacgatcacagaaattttttcccaaaagaCTCCGTATTCAACTCTCGCGACCATTTATAAGCATTTGAATATTAACGAGattgaattttccatttcttgtGACTCTGCAACCAGTTTTCAGTCGTTATGCATTTCATTATTTAGTCATTACCGATCGTTATTCCATTCAATtgatctctgtgatcgtctgaatgggcaaaacgcatctctggaccatctatcgcgttccgtggtacgctagatggggagagatgctgagttcgaagacttcgcgtcgaagaggaccgccgaccgtcacgccacacaataatgcatgccctccaacctccctcccgatttcaattcgatttgtAATCTGAGAACAACAATCCGCATAGCAATGTATCTGATTCAAAAAGATACAGATGTGGATTGGATTTCTACAGAACTTTTGGGACAAGTCCCAGataatacacattttttcacagtttaATCTGTCGCGCCTTGTGGCGCGTAGATTAATCACGAGAATTGGACGCAGCCTTTTGCGCGTAAATTAATAACAGAAATCGGTCACGTTTTTTTGCGCATTGATTTTGCATACAATAtatggatttttcttttacaaaccGAACAGATTTGGACAAAAATTGACCGACACATTTTTGATTCacccgaattttttttacgggttctgtattgaaaaaaagagatatgtattcgaggatttttgtttttgacgTATTTTGGAAAATAGAGGGGgtcgaaaatttcagaatctGGCGATTTTCGACTTGGAGACCCATTTTCACAAATTCCCAACTGCGGGTGTAATTGAGCTAggaacttcttttttttcattttaaagcgaaaagaatgaattttaatataaatattatctcattaaaaattattcacaaattcatattgttacaaacaaatgaaatgtttAAATCCATTTTTAACAATTGCCCCCAACTCGTAGCGAGTTGTTATTATAACCATGGTATTCTACATTAAATTTCCTAtcaaaaacgtatttttaaatGATGGGCATATCATCATTACtattgggaaaaaattaatttatctagAGCCGCGCGTCACATCGGCGCGTGGGTTCCATTGCACGCCTCATTTCGTGCCTCGTATCGTTTTTCTCTGTAATGTAAGTGATTATTCTATATtcttaataaaataatattatttgttaGCAGATAAGGctttataaaaaatcgaacgaaaaaataaataaacctcACTTATCattttgaagattttcaaataacagctGAGTGGCCCTTTTTCCCAATATCACATGGTAAAGGGCCATGTGACGGTATAGGTGGAACTTTATAATCACTTGCTGCTAGAGCTAGTCTTCAGAGGGTAAATAATCTTATTCGCACACCTGAAGAATTATTTACCTGGATGACAGAAGCCCTACCGAATCTTACGTACCGCTAGTCAAAAAATAATGAGTATGAGGAGGAATAAAAACGATTATCATCGCGTTTCCAAAAAGCTGTAACAGTTAAACGCACTTTAAAATATCATTCTATTATTCCAATTTCTCGTGAAGAATTGGCAGCAAAGCCTTTCTCTTTGGCTGAAAAAACTActattgcaaaaatttttaaaccaaaAATACTACGTATACGAGGTACTTATTAACTGATATTATAATGTATTGAAAtcttaataaattaatttttgatttggtaccataatattttttatttatttatgttttcgttcgattttttataaagtcTTATTTGCcaacaaataatattattttattaaaaatatagaataatCACTTATattacagagaaaaatgataCGAGGCACGAAAATGAGGCGTGCAAAGGAACCCGCGCGCCGATGTGACGCGCGGCTCTagatgaattaattttttccccatagTAATGATGATATGCCCATCatttaaaaatacgtttttgaTAGGAAATTTAATGTAGAATACCATGGTTATAATAACAACTCGCTACGAGTTGGGGGCAATTGTTAAAAATGGATTTaaacatttcatttgtttgtaacaatatgaatttgtgaataatttttaatgagacaatttttatattataattcattcttttcgctttaaaatgaaaaaaaagaagttccTAGCTCAATTACAAGCGCAGTTGGGAATTTGTGAAAATGGGTTTCCAAGCCGAAAATCGCCagattctgaaattttcgacTCCCTCTATTTTCCAAAATAcgtcaaaaacaaaaatcctcgaatacatatctctttttttcgatacagaatccgtaaaaaaaattcagctgaATCAAAAATGTGTCGGTCAATTTTTGTCCAAATTTGTTCGGCTTGTAAAAGAAAGTCCCATATAAAAGAGTTGCGTACTCTCGATGTACTGATTTTTCAGCtcttcggtcaattttttgacgaataataaagttttcaagttTAATGGTGCCTTTTCCGCGTGGACTTGATACCTTTCAATTATGAGAGAAAGCGCGGCATTTAAAAACCGGCGCTCAACGCGCAGGAACAAAAATCTCGGTAGTGTATATTGATAGTGGAAAATCTTGgcgtaagtatttatgaaaaGTATCTGAAATGTACACAAATACTCGATTAACTGAtcgcattattttttttttcagggcaacaaacccaatttttaacaaatgcaCTGAGAACTATAGAATGTTCACTTGAAAAAGATATTCACTTTAATAACTCAAAGCAGAAAGAGATGTCGattcaaaaattgagaatgtttttttttcatcaataaaattaataatcgaaGCAAGAAATATTAAAGCATATATCACGTTGGGCTCGACCCATTTTTTGTCAGTGTATGAACTAATGTGATTGTGCTAACGGTACCttcgtctgtttcagctaataaaatttttccttgtttCAGATCATCGCTCCTTTGTTCGATCTAGCTAATCGAACGTTTATGTGTTTTAGTTAATTAAACCGTTATCTGTTTCACCTAACAAAAcctttgtctgtttcagctaaccaaattttttgtctgttgcagctaatcaaactttttgtctgtttcagctaatcaaatctTCTGTCTGTTTCAACTAATTAATTTGTCtctttttttcgttgattAAATTTCCACTTATCTAAGCTAAGTATATTTTTGTCTGTATCGCCATGTGTCACTAATTGTATTTTCATCCAGTCCAGGTAACTGAGTTTAATTGActgtactgaaaaattaacgtttcATTTTCTAGAATTAGGTCCAGTTTAGGGCTGGCTCAGGGTCAGTCATCTTGTTTTCAAGGATGCATAGATTGAGCGGTGTAGTTCAGAATCATCATAATCACAAAAtgtagtaaaatttattcagcagtagtttttttttaatggttttACGGTCTTTTATTGCGATCGTTCTAGTGTCAGAGTTCTCTCTTGTCGTGTCGCTCGTAGGTCATGTTCAGTTTGTATTTAACAGTAGAATTATATGTTGTATTTTGGTGGTTCTGCTTATTCTACTCCGATTTGTTCccatttcttcaaaaattccCGCATCATCATCCGATAGGCAAATGCCAACGACTTACAGCGATTCGTGTTTTCCGTCCGGGTTTGGTTGTTGATTGTTTTTCGTATTCACCAGGTTCCCCATTTTAGTGATTATCTCATACCTCATAAGAAAAAAGCCCGTGCGCGAGCATCCAAAGTCATTCGCCGTTCGCATATAAGATAAAAACAATCTCCCTTCATCCATAATTAAAACAACTATCTTTTATCCACAATTAAAACAGTTATCTTTCATCAATAATCGATAGTCAGCGGGTTGTAAGAACtgaaaaactttgaacaaACTGCGAATATACGCGAGTATAAATTGATTATGTTTCACATCCTTTGCATCAAGAAAAGGTTGCCAACTCTGTTAACAGTAAAGCAAGTGCATGATTATTGTGTATCTATGTAgataacattatttttgtcGATTCGATGGAGTTAAATTAACATTGCTGAATTTGgctgaaatgaatttgcaTATTCAAAAGGAATACCGCGTCGTTACGAGGTTATACGAAAATTTCAGTCGGTTCCAGTTCGTCATTCTATATGCATGACAATATTCGACTCTGTATTATCTGGGCACACGCGGTGAGCGATGGTAACATCAGTTCTTGTCGTCTTTACGTACCGACCGCTTGTCGGATTGAGTTTCGCGTGGTAGTCAACGTTGCGCGCAAGGTATAATGAAGAGGGCGCTGCATGTCGATGAATTTATCTCGTCCATTTTCGATTACGAAAAGTCCCAGAAGTTAAAAACCCTGGCGCTCATTCGACGGTCGAAGCCAGTACCGGCCAACTTGGTTTGAATTCAATATATCGAACTACGatagttaaaaataaaaattatttaaaaaa is drawn from Neodiprion fabricii isolate iyNeoFabr1 chromosome 3, iyNeoFabr1.1, whole genome shotgun sequence and contains these coding sequences:
- the LOC124177639 gene encoding 26S proteasome non-ATPase regulatory subunit 4 isoform X1, yielding MSQQPDTAVTHCQIFSSICVDNSDYMRNGDFLPTRLQAQQDAVNLVCHSKTRSNPENNVGLITLANVEVLATLTSDVGRILSKLHQVQPNGNLSLITGIRIAHLALKHRQGKNHKMRIVAFVGSPIQLDEKELVKLAKRLKKEKVNVDIISFGEETINNEVLTSFINALNGKDGTGSHLVTVPPGPHLSDALISSPIIQGEDGMGAAGMGGAAFEFGVDPNEDPELALALRVSMEEQRQRQEDEARRAQATDTPAKQPETIKEAPNEEAMLKRALAMSLEGAEDTSSPAEAVVTTTGNVPDFAHMSEEEQIAFAMQMSMQDQQEPETGKDEAMDVEEDYAAVMSDPAFLQSVLENLPGVDPQSEAVRQAVGSLQQNKDKQDKEKK
- the LOC124177639 gene encoding 26S proteasome non-ATPase regulatory subunit 4 isoform X2, producing MVLESTMICVDNSDYMRNGDFLPTRLQAQQDAVNLVCHSKTRSNPENNVGLITLANVEVLATLTSDVGRILSKLHQVQPNGNLSLITGIRIAHLALKHRQGKNHKMRIVAFVGSPIQLDEKELVKLAKRLKKEKVNVDIISFGEETINNEVLTSFINALNGKDGTGSHLVTVPPGPHLSDALISSPIIQGEDGMGAAGMGGAAFEFGVDPNEDPELALALRVSMEEQRQRQEDEARRAQATDTPAKQPETIKEAPNEEAMLKRALAMSLEGAEDTSSPAEAVVTTTGNVPDFAHMSEEEQIAFAMQMSMQDQQEPETGKDEAMDVEEDYAAVMSDPAFLQSVLENLPGVDPQSEAVRQAVGSLQQNKDKQDKEKK